Genomic window (Flavobacterium oreochromis):
TGTTTTTAAGAGAATGCATAAAATTATTACAAGTCTATGAAGTCATAAACCCTTATGCAAACTTGGTAGAGTTGCCCGATAATGTACACAAACCCACACGGATGCACGATATAGTAATGGGCGTAATCAATCAAATTGTACTGCTTAATCAGTATCAACGAAACAAAACCCCACAAGGGCAATTAATCGCAGAGAAAGAGGATGTTATAAACGGTTTATTATTAATGAAAGACAGTATTATTTTAAAAATGGACGAACTGGAGGGGAAAATTAGATTGTTTTATGAAGCTCTTAAAAAGTTTGTCGAGGATAAAGCCAAGAAAGCCGATAAAAAAAGGGAAGAAATCAAATTTACAAGGTTTGATATAAAAGATTGTTTTTTACTGAGTAAAACACAGATAAACGCTTATTTACAACAATTATCATCAGCAGAATATTTACTAAAAATAGGACATTCAAACAAAGGATATAGTTATAAAATAGCACATTGGGACAACTTCAAAACATTAAGCGAAGAACAATTACAAAAGATGTTAGATAAATTAAAGTAAGTGTAAAAGTGTTCGGATATAGTTCGGGAATAGTTCCAAAAGCGGTCGCTAGAAAAGATTAAAACACTGTAAATCAAAACAAAAAGTCTAGCGGTCGGAAATAATCAAAAACAGTGTAGGACAATGATAAATAAAGCATCGTATAAAGAAGAATTACTCATACTAGGATACCATAAATTATCAGTCGAACAACGAATAAGAAACATAAACCATTTTAGAAGAATCACCCAAAAAGAAATCTGCCAAGTCAATCCTTCAGATATAGAAAAATACGTTAAACATTATCAAAACAAAGGATTAATTAGCCACACCATACAAGGATATTATAGAAGTTTAGAACACTATTTTAGTTATTTAGAAAGAGAACAACTCATTAAAAAAAATCCATTTAATTATTATGAGCTACAACTCCCTAAAGTAAAAAAAACACAAAGAGAAATACTCACACAACAGGAAATAAAACAACTCTATACAAAAGCCAACTTACAAGAAACCATCATTTTAAATCTGTGTTATGGCTGTGGGCTTCGAGCCTTCGAAATGGAACAAATCACCTTAAAAGACATTGATACAGTTCAAAAAACAGTAACCGTTCAAAAAGGTAAAAACAATAAATACAGAGTCATTCCATTAAGTGAAAAAATAAACCAGGACCTAATCAATTATTTAGAAACCATAAAACACAACACAATGAAACATCAAAACATTTTATACAACAAAGCAGGCACCCCATTAAAAAGATATACCGCTTTAATGATACTAAAAAAACTAGCTATAAAAGCCAATATAAAAGCAAAAATAACCCTGCACGGTCTGCGTCATTCCATCGCAACTCATCTACTAGAAAACGGAGTACAACTCCCACAAGTACAAGCGTTTTTAGGACACTCACAAATGGAAACCACAGAAATATATACTAGAATAAGTAACTATCAACTCAAAAAATTATAATTATGATGACTTTAAAAGAATACATTCAAAACCACTTTAGCCCATCCAGTCATAAAAGTTTATACTGTTGTATCAATAAGTACCAAGAGCATACCATTAATCACGAAAAAGCCACACTAAATGACATATTACGTTACTTAAAAATACTTAGAGAAAGCAACAAAAAACAAAGAACAATAGCTAATCATCTACATAGCATCAAAGTATATTATAGATATTTACAATGTATTGGTATTAGAAAAGATCATCCTATCAAAAAACTCATTTTAATAGATAAAATAGACAAAACCATAAAAACCCAAAATCTATATTCCACAAAACAATTAGAAGAGTATTACAATCAAACTCCTAAACATAAAAAACTAATGGTTAGTTTACTCATAGAACAAGCCCTGACCACTAGCGAACTTATTGCCATCAAAGTAAAAGACATCAATCAAGAAAAAGCAGAAATCACCATAAAAAACAGAACCCTACCCCTAAAAGCCTATCAAATATATCTTTGTACAGAATACATCAATTATATAGAATACATCAAAGAAAAAAAGCAAGAAGATTATTTATTTACCACCCGAACCAATAAAGCCTATAGAGAAAATGATATTAGCCAGCTCATCAATAAAAACCGACCTAAAGAAAAACAAATTACACCACTAATAATAAGGCAAAGCGTCATTAAAAATTTATTAGGACATCACGATGTAAGAGTAGTACAAGTCTTTGCAGGGCACAAAATAAGCAGTACCACACAACAATATAAAACAACGCAGTTCGAAGAACTAAAAGCAAAAATCAACCTTTTGCATCCACTACAATAAACTTTAGGAAAAACAAACCTGAAGCCTTAATTAACAATTTTAATTTATTTACTATGACAAACAAAAATGAAACTCCCAGAACGTGGGAACAGGAAAAAAACGCCCTATTAATGGCACAAATCCTCACACAAAGCCATCAATTAGCAATTATCTTAGAAAACATCCAGCTGATAACTAAGGGTGTAGAAAGAATCCAAAACACCTGGGAAAATGTAGAAAGAGAAATATTGCAACAACAAACCTCTTAAAAACACTTAAACAACTGGCTAATTATTTTAGTTGGTTGTTTTTGGGTGTTATATAAACACTCTTTTTTAAACTTTCCTTAACAATATAAAATATACTTTTGTGTTTAATGATAATAAACATATAATAAAATGACTACACAAACACGAAAGTACAGAGGTAAAGATGTTGATATGTTGGTGGCTTGTTCAACCATCATTGAAAATGCAATCGCAAACAAAACTTTTTTACAATCTAAAAGAAGTAACTGGACAGATGATTTTTTTCACTAATCTACAAAACAACATTAATAACGCCTTAGAGCAACATTTAGGGATTGACTCAGCAAAAAACCTTAGAGGAGCTACACAAACCCTGTTATCTATCCAAAAACAAGCCTTAAAAGATTTAGCTGAAGTAAAAATACAAATAGCTGAAGATTTTAAAAAAGAACCTGTAAAACAAAATGAAATACTTATTCAATTAGGATTTACAACCTATTTAAAAGAAGCTCAAAAAGGCGACCAAGAAGCCTTAGTACAGTTACTTTATAAGTTCAAAACAAACTTAACCAATGATTTAAAAAACGAAATAGTAAGCAAAGGAACTGCCGAAAGTATTTTAACACAAACAGCATCTTATGCAGATACTTTAAAAAATGCCGATGTTACACAAGAAACTTTCAAAGGAACTCGTAAAGAAATTACAGAAAATGCTTTAAAAGCTTTCAATGAAATTTATGACGAAATAATAAGCGTTGCTAAAATTGCCAGTAATTTTTACAAAGAAGAACCAGTTAAAAAGGATCTTTTTAGTTTTTCAAAAATCAATAAAACTTTAAGTGCACAAAGAAAAGCAGCAGCTACAGAAAACACTCCAAAACCTTGATTCTTCAAGGTTTTTTTATTTTAATACGTTCTTAAAATCATTATGTATATTTTATCTTGATATATGCAAACTCACTTATAACCTATGCAAACTTTATCTTGATATATGTAAATGCCACCTTGTCCTATGCAAGCTTTATCTTAGCCTATGCAAACTTTATCTTAATATATGTAAATGCCACCTTGTCCTATGCAAGCTTTACCTTGATATATGCAAACATCATCTTAGCCTATGCAAATATTTTCGTAATATATGCAAGCTTTACCTTAGCCTATGCAAATTTCCAGAAGCCTATGCAAATTAACTCCAAATAATTAAAAGCGGTTTGCTTCGCAGTCGTATTTGCGCCCACCCGTCCAACGCTCCCCAACGCTCTGGCGGTTTTTCCCCTCCCTCACAGCCGTTGTTTTTCCCGCGCTACAAGCCCATAAAAAAAGGCTTTTTGTTTTCCCAACCCCTCGCACACAAAAAAGCCTTTTTTTATTAGCTTGTCTTCCCCCAACCAAAAAAACAACCGCTTCCCATCCCTCAAACCGCCCCCAAAGCTATGTTACATAATTGGCAGTTATAGTTCTCGCCCTAAAGGGTACGCTTCGCCTCGCATCTATAACTGGCATTTATGTAAAATAGCCCCTCTCCATCGCTCCCGCCCGAAAATAGGAGCTTCGCAAGAGTTTGCATTTTTAAATTATTTGTTCAAAAACCTGCACAAAATCCTCGTCTAGTTCGCCTTACGGACTTCTAGCCTCGCATCTTTGTTTGGTTTTTATCACAAAAATTTAAAAAAAGTAGCTCGTGTTAACTGCTCCGTAAACTCCGCAGGCTTTGGTTTTTAAAGAGCAGTCGCACCAGCCCACGCACCACCAAAACTGCTCCTTAAAAACCAAAGGCAAGCCGACTAAAGATGCTTGCCCTCACTTGGGAAAACACTCAAAGTTAGTTTTGTACCTGCCATTATTCACCGATAAAAAAACAATCCAATTTTTTTTTTTCAGATGAAGAAAAAATTACCCTATTTTTGAAATAATGAAACTGCTAAAACTGCTTTTTATCCTGTTGCTGATACCTTTGAACTTGTACCCACGAGAGTCAAAAGGATGTCTGTCGATGGCTCAAAAGGGTATTGTACAGGGGCAAAAAGTGGTGCAGTATTATCTGTCACAAGACCCCATTGGACTAGCAGGAAATAACCCGACGTTTTATGGGTATGTGAAGGATAGTAATGCAAAAGTTGATATTTTTGGACTTATGCCATCACCTGTAAACGTTGGTGATGTTGGTCCTTATAAAGATTTAGCAGGATTACCTGGAGACGGTCTAACCCCCCATCATATGCCACAAGATGCATTAGGACATATGCCAAGAGCTGAAGGAGGTTGTATTGTTATGCCTCACGACGAACACGTACAAACAAGAACTTATGGTGCCAAAGGTAGAGCGACAAAACAAGCAGATTTAGGAAGACCCTTTAAAGATGTTTTAAAAGACGATATAATAGATGTACAAAAAATAGCTCCTAATAAATACACTAAATCTTTAGAAGAATTAATAGAGTTTTATGAAAATAATGGTATGTTGAAAAAAGGAGAATTAAAACTAAGTGATTGTAAATAAAATTATATGGAAATACGTAAAGAAGTTTTAGAATTAAAAAACATAGGTGTAATGCCTAATCACGATGATGATGTTGATGATTCAGTAATAGAAGATTTTGAAAACAAATTAGGTTTTTTAGGAAAAAACCTAAATCTAAAAGAAGCCGAAATATTAATTACTCTTTTTCCTAGAGAAAGTTGTTTTGGTTTAGAATGGACTTTATTACATTTAATCGAATCTCTTTTTAATCAAATTGATTTAGATGAGTATGAAAAATTAATTTCAAAATGCAATAGTTCAGAATGGCGTGATTTACTTATTTCTAGAGTCGAAAACTGGAAAAATCAAGTAAAATAATTTTACACCGCTACCGCACGAATCCTTTCGTGTGGTTTAGCATAAATAAACAAATAAACAAATAAATAAATAGTATGGAAGAAGATTTTAAAATTGGAGACATTGTAGAATTTAAAACAGGAAGTGTTAAAATGATGGTTTTAGGAGTTGATAATGTTCATTCCTTTGTACGTTGTGAATGGTTCGCTAATAATGAATTACGCCGTTTAAATGTTGAAAAAATACATTTAAAAAAATGTATTGATGAAAGCCAACCCACAAACGGTAAGTCAAAAAACTTTTCAGATTTAGCTCCTGAGGTTCATTAATCTTAATGTAAACAAAAAAAGCTGTCATTTTCGACAGCTTTTTTTGTTTTGTTTTCTCCAGCTTTTATTTCTACCTGAATATAAATCAATTCTGTTTTTAATTTGTATTGTTCTGTAGGTTTCTAAGTTTTTTTAAGAGTTTTAATAATTTATCTCCACAATATCCTATATGTTCGTGACGCATATATAAATCATAATCATCTATAAAAGCACTACTTTTTTCTAATTGCTCCAACTTTCTGTACTCATTATTTAATAAATCTATTTCATCTTTTACATTTATTATTAAACCTTTTAAAAAATCTTCTTTTTCAAAAAAGGTTATTTTTTTTCCATTAGAAAGTGTAACAGAATAAAATTCAATATCAGTATTTATCAAATCTTTTGCCCTGTACAAATGAGTAAAATATATTTCTGTTCCTTTAAGTTGAACTTTGAACTTTATATTAAATAATTCTGAAATTTTTTCGTATATTTTTTGGTGATTTTCACTAGACATAAATGTTAAATTTAACAAAGTACTTTGCGTCCTATTACTGCAAGAATCTTTTTATACGAGTTATTTATTTTCTAGAAATTTTTAAAAAAATCTTCTTTGTATTTTACAAAATCTTCTTCCTCTTTTTTATTTTTCTTATACTCATAATAACAACCAATGATTGTTATAATCAATAAAATACTTATAGAGGTAAAAAAAGATTTATCTAACTCAGGACGTGGTGGAATAACACTACTTCTCGATATTAAAGCTATAAAATTTATCATAGTCAATGAATTTAGTTTGTTTGTTTTTAAATTTCTACATCAAGCTAATTTTAGCCGATTTGATAAAGTGGTCAACGGTAGTAAGCAAACATTCTCTTTCTTTATCTGGAAGCGTTGCTATATCTTGAAATCTTTTGAGCATTAAAGGATCTTTAAATAAATCGCTTTGTTGGTTTTCTCCTAATAAATACCCTACAGTAGTATCTAAAATAGTAGCTAGTTTTTTAGCCACATCAATAGAAGGATTCATTTCATCTCTTTCATATTTTCCAATCACAGAATAAGAAGTATTTAAAATATTAGCTAACTCTTTTTGAGATAGATTTTTTACTTCTCTA
Coding sequences:
- a CDS encoding tyrosine-type recombinase/integrase; this encodes MINKASYKEELLILGYHKLSVEQRIRNINHFRRITQKEICQVNPSDIEKYVKHYQNKGLISHTIQGYYRSLEHYFSYLEREQLIKKNPFNYYELQLPKVKKTQREILTQQEIKQLYTKANLQETIILNLCYGCGLRAFEMEQITLKDIDTVQKTVTVQKGKNNKYRVIPLSEKINQDLINYLETIKHNTMKHQNILYNKAGTPLKRYTALMILKKLAIKANIKAKITLHGLRHSIATHLLENGVQLPQVQAFLGHSQMETTEIYTRISNYQLKKL
- a CDS encoding tyrosine-type recombinase/integrase; protein product: MMTLKEYIQNHFSPSSHKSLYCCINKYQEHTINHEKATLNDILRYLKILRESNKKQRTIANHLHSIKVYYRYLQCIGIRKDHPIKKLILIDKIDKTIKTQNLYSTKQLEEYYNQTPKHKKLMVSLLIEQALTTSELIAIKVKDINQEKAEITIKNRTLPLKAYQIYLCTEYINYIEYIKEKKQEDYLFTTRTNKAYRENDISQLINKNRPKEKQITPLIIRQSVIKNLLGHHDVRVVQVFAGHKISSTTQQYKTTQFEELKAKINLLHPLQ
- a CDS encoding DUF2158 domain-containing protein, which translates into the protein MEEDFKIGDIVEFKTGSVKMMVLGVDNVHSFVRCEWFANNELRRLNVEKIHLKKCIDESQPTNGKSKNFSDLAPEVH
- a CDS encoding helix-turn-helix domain-containing protein; translation: MSSFGKRLRECREVKNLSQKELANILNTSYSVIGKYERDEMNPSIDVAKKLATILDTTVGYLLGENQQSDLFKDPLMLKRFQDIATLPDKERECLLTTVDHFIKSAKISLM